A genomic region of Mesorhizobium sp. NZP2077 contains the following coding sequences:
- a CDS encoding lysozyme inhibitor LprI family protein has translation MASGLKDPTADTLDRCLNDPANGSTAGQTECEAAATGDYDRRMNAAYATLMHELPREAAQQLRLSQRAWLAFRDAEAKARDALYETRQGTMYVPMQAADATNVIRDRALLLEGYVRVMAIDE, from the coding sequence ATGGCCTCGGGTCTGAAGGACCCGACGGCCGACACCCTCGACCGCTGCCTGAATGACCCGGCCAATGGCTCAACTGCTGGCCAAACCGAATGCGAGGCGGCGGCAACCGGCGACTATGATCGCCGCATGAATGCCGCCTATGCGACGCTGATGCACGAATTGCCCCGCGAGGCGGCACAGCAGCTACGCCTGTCGCAACGCGCATGGCTGGCCTTCCGCGACGCCGAGGCTAAGGCGCGGGACGCTCTCTATGAAACGAGGCAAGGCACAATGTACGTGCCCATGCAGGCTGCCGACGCGACCAATGTCATCCGGGATCGCGCACTCCTGCTGGAGGGGTATGTTCGCGTCATGGCGATCGATGAGTGA